In Archangium violaceum, the following are encoded in one genomic region:
- a CDS encoding DUF1592 domain-containing protein, with translation MRKAGTLHLPLTLLLGALAAGCTSPPPKVEEKPDAGQPPTANEEPAPTRVRRLTRAEYDNTASAVLGRPVTVGQSFAAEDTVLGFSTHDKLQVSALLLDQVDTAAAALARQAVEDLSTLHTCKSGQAEQDCARDLIAAVGARAFRRPLTDEERSDLLALYTAGRDGGTFRDGVELVLQGMFSSASFLYRGELGPTGASPGAVVELTPHEVASALSYLVTAGPPDAALLSAAGSGALADGEERVRQVRRLVGTPAARKHLHRFVVEWLGLTKVGSLNKNNLVFPQFDTSLRESMQGEMDAFIDHVLANEKGSLRALLAADYTLADDRMAEFYGLTQRPGTSFSRVPLPSQRAGILTQASLLATYSTFDSGSPIRRGKFVLDRLLCIYIPPPPPDVVTVPPEPRPDSTTRERTAAHTRDPMCSGCHRQIDPIGFGLEDFDGLGGHRTRENGRTVDASGSVVLAGNTFSFTGGAQLARQLAGDDSVADCLALQVFRYGLGRDSLDGDLQSLESMRSQLRAGERTLAAAFESLVRTPAFTRRRVPSP, from the coding sequence GTGCGCAAAGCCGGCACCCTTCACCTTCCACTCACCCTGCTCCTGGGCGCCCTGGCCGCTGGCTGCACGAGCCCGCCCCCCAAGGTCGAAGAGAAGCCCGATGCGGGGCAGCCCCCCACCGCGAACGAGGAGCCCGCTCCGACGCGCGTCCGCCGGCTGACGCGTGCGGAGTACGACAACACCGCCTCGGCGGTGCTGGGCAGGCCCGTCACCGTGGGGCAGAGCTTCGCCGCCGAGGACACCGTGCTCGGCTTCTCCACGCACGACAAGCTGCAGGTCTCCGCGCTGCTCCTGGACCAGGTGGACACGGCGGCCGCCGCGCTCGCCAGGCAGGCCGTGGAGGACCTGTCCACGCTCCACACCTGCAAGTCCGGGCAGGCGGAGCAGGACTGTGCGCGAGACCTCATCGCGGCCGTGGGCGCGCGCGCCTTCCGCCGGCCCCTCACCGACGAGGAGCGGAGCGATCTGCTCGCGCTCTACACGGCGGGCCGCGACGGCGGCACGTTCCGCGACGGCGTGGAGCTGGTGCTGCAGGGCATGTTCTCCTCCGCCTCGTTCCTGTACCGCGGCGAGCTCGGTCCCACCGGAGCCAGCCCCGGCGCGGTGGTGGAGCTGACGCCCCACGAGGTGGCCTCCGCCCTCTCCTACCTCGTGACGGCCGGCCCGCCGGACGCCGCGCTGCTCTCGGCGGCCGGGTCGGGCGCGCTCGCGGACGGCGAGGAGCGCGTGCGTCAGGTGCGCCGGCTGGTCGGCACGCCCGCCGCGCGCAAGCACCTCCACCGCTTCGTGGTGGAGTGGCTGGGGCTGACGAAGGTGGGCTCGCTCAACAAGAACAACCTCGTCTTCCCCCAGTTCGACACCTCGCTGCGCGAGTCCATGCAAGGGGAGATGGACGCGTTCATCGACCACGTCCTGGCCAACGAGAAGGGCAGCCTGCGGGCGCTGCTCGCCGCAGACTACACCCTCGCGGACGACCGGATGGCGGAGTTCTACGGCCTGACGCAGCGCCCGGGCACGAGCTTCTCGCGGGTGCCGCTGCCCTCGCAGCGCGCGGGCATCCTCACCCAGGCCAGCCTCCTGGCCACGTACTCCACCTTCGACTCCGGCTCCCCCATCCGGCGCGGCAAGTTCGTGCTGGACCGCCTGCTGTGCATCTACATCCCTCCTCCGCCACCGGACGTGGTGACCGTCCCGCCCGAGCCCCGTCCCGACAGCACCACCCGCGAGCGCACCGCGGCGCATACGCGAGACCCCATGTGCAGCGGCTGCCACCGGCAGATCGATCCCATCGGCTTCGGCCTGGAGGACTTCGACGGTCTCGGCGGACACCGGACGCGGGAGAACGGGCGGACCGTGGACGCGAGCGGCTCGGTCGTCCTGGCGGGCAACACGTTCTCCTTCACCGGAGGAGCGCAGCTCGCACGCCAGCTCGCCGGGGATGACAGCGTGGCGGACTGCCTCGCGCTGCAGGTGTTCCGGTATGGCCTGGGGCGCGACTCGCTCGACGGCGATCTCCAGTCGCTGGAGTCCATGCGGAGCCAGTTGCGCGCGGGCGAGCGCACCCTCGCCGCCGCCTTCGAGTCCCTGGTCCGTACGCCGGCCTTCACCCGGCGCCGCGTCCCCTCCCCCTAG
- a CDS encoding SRPBCC domain-containing protein, whose translation MDKPQFVHVSYIATIEQTPTVLRLVVTHEGFEPGSKGLQQVTGGWQAILSSLKTLLETGKPLDFSWWRG comes from the coding sequence ATGGATAAGCCTCAGTTCGTGCACGTCAGCTACATCGCCACCATCGAGCAGACCCCCACGGTGCTGCGCCTCGTCGTCACGCACGAGGGCTTCGAGCCGGGCAGCAAGGGGCTCCAGCAAGTCACCGGCGGATGGCAGGCCATCCTCAGCAGCCTCAAGACCCTCCTGGAGACGGGCAAGCCGCTCGACTTCAGCTGGTGGAGGGGCTGA
- a CDS encoding ArsR/SmtB family transcription factor — MDEVFKALADPTRRELLDRLHVENGQTLNQLCEHLSMTRQAVTKHLVVLETAQLVVTVWRGREKLHYLNPAPIHDIYERWIGKFDRERLRALSALKEALEDSQEKKDG, encoded by the coding sequence ATGGATGAGGTCTTCAAGGCGCTTGCGGACCCCACCCGGCGGGAGCTGCTCGATCGTCTGCACGTGGAGAACGGGCAGACGTTGAACCAGTTGTGTGAGCACCTCTCGATGACGCGGCAGGCGGTCACCAAGCACCTGGTGGTGCTGGAGACCGCCCAGCTCGTCGTCACCGTCTGGCGGGGTCGCGAGAAGCTCCACTACCTCAACCCCGCGCCCATTCACGACATCTACGAGCGGTGGATCGGGAAGTTCGATCGCGAACGGCTGCGGGCGCTCAGCGCCTTGAAGGAAGCGTTGGAAGACAGCCAGGAGAAGAAGGATGGATAA
- a CDS encoding alpha/beta fold hydrolase → MNHHVLFLPGAGGAASFWHPLGALLPASWRKTYLSWPGLGHEPHEPGLQSLDDAVAHAASRLESPSVVVAQSMGGVVAVRLALAHPERISHLILTATSGGIDVASHGASDWRASYRAEYPKAAEWILSDRTDLSAELHRISIPTLLLWGDADPISPVAVGHRLEQLLPRARLRVLAGGDHMFARDRAAEISTWVTEHLGAHP, encoded by the coding sequence ATGAACCACCACGTCCTGTTCCTGCCCGGCGCCGGCGGCGCCGCATCCTTCTGGCATCCGCTCGGCGCGTTGTTGCCGGCGAGCTGGCGCAAGACCTATCTGAGCTGGCCGGGTCTCGGTCACGAGCCGCATGAGCCGGGGCTCCAGAGCCTGGACGATGCGGTGGCGCATGCCGCCAGCAGGCTGGAGAGCCCAAGTGTGGTCGTGGCGCAATCGATGGGCGGCGTCGTCGCCGTGCGGCTGGCACTCGCCCATCCGGAGCGCATCAGCCATCTGATCCTGACGGCGACCTCCGGCGGCATCGATGTGGCGAGCCACGGCGCAAGCGATTGGCGCGCGTCCTATCGCGCGGAATACCCGAAGGCCGCGGAGTGGATCCTCTCCGACCGGACGGATCTCTCGGCGGAGCTCCACCGCATCTCCATCCCGACGCTGCTCCTCTGGGGCGATGCCGATCCCATCAGCCCCGTGGCGGTCGGCCATCGTCTCGAGCAACTGCTGCCCAGGGCCCGGCTGCGGGTGCTCGCTGGCGGCGACCACATGTTCGCCCGCGACCGCGCGGCGGAAATCTCCACATGGGTCACGGAGCATCTCGGCGCCCATCCTTGA
- a CDS encoding DMT family transporter, translated as MNERRGADAFSFQLMIALCMTWGLQQVAIKLAAADIAPIVQASARSGIAALLVALLMFWRGGWEGLRQGTLPAGLLSGVLFALEFLLIALGLERTTAGHIAVFLYTSPIFSALGLHLLLPSERLRRLQWLGIGLCFVGIAVAFGGGISLANMDSRMLLGDAMGLMAGMAWGATTVVIRGSKLSEAPPSLTLFYQLAVAFVLLLLIAVMNGQVGHVALTPRAVASVLFQGVVVSFVSYLIWFWLLRRYLASNLAVFSFMTPLFGVSMGVLILDEPLSLNFVGGAVLVLLGITLVSGEAWFRRWLQSR; from the coding sequence ATGAACGAGCGACGTGGTGCCGATGCCTTCTCGTTCCAACTGATGATCGCCCTCTGCATGACCTGGGGTCTGCAGCAGGTGGCGATCAAACTGGCGGCGGCGGACATCGCGCCCATCGTGCAGGCGTCGGCGCGCTCCGGCATCGCCGCGTTGCTGGTGGCCCTGCTGATGTTCTGGCGCGGCGGCTGGGAGGGACTCCGTCAGGGGACCTTGCCCGCGGGCCTGCTCTCCGGGGTGCTGTTCGCCCTGGAGTTCCTGCTGATCGCCCTGGGGCTGGAACGCACCACCGCCGGGCACATCGCGGTGTTCCTCTACACCTCGCCGATCTTCTCCGCCCTGGGGCTGCACCTGCTCCTGCCCAGCGAGCGTCTGCGCCGGCTGCAATGGCTGGGGATCGGCCTGTGCTTCGTCGGCATCGCGGTGGCTTTTGGTGGTGGCATCTCCCTGGCCAACATGGATTCGCGGATGCTGCTGGGCGATGCCATGGGGCTCATGGCGGGCATGGCCTGGGGAGCCACCACCGTGGTGATACGTGGCTCGAAGTTGTCGGAGGCACCGCCGAGCCTGACGCTGTTCTACCAGCTCGCGGTCGCCTTCGTGCTGTTGCTGCTGATCGCCGTCATGAACGGACAGGTCGGCCATGTCGCACTGACGCCCCGGGCGGTTGCCAGCGTGCTGTTCCAGGGGGTGGTGGTCTCCTTCGTCAGCTATCTCATCTGGTTCTGGCTGTTACGCCGCTATCTGGCCTCGAACCTGGCGGTGTTCTCCTTCATGACCCCGCTGTTCGGCGTGAGCATGGGTGTGCTGATTCTCGATGAGCCCTTGTCCCTGAACTTCGTCGGGGGCGCCGTGCTGGTGCTGCTGGGCATCACCCTGGTGAGTGGCGAAGCCTGGTTCCGGCGATGGCTTCAGTCTCGTTGA
- a CDS encoding class I SAM-dependent methyltransferase: MLDTLWSHYRAGGLEAAASVAGPSPEGLLYLAMLAFADERHAEAATFAARAAQAAPADPLFPAAAAYLARVAREGKRNVYVSAEGFGAFIRGGGNVALYRETSRALARHYPGEPFELLDIGVGDGLALLPALTPAVRRVTLVEPAAPLLERTSAELVARGVSHEPFSGRLQELIASPGGETRRWAVAQATFSLHSIPPAERLGPLGWLRAHCDTLLVAEFDAPLMDEPLKPDVIRHVFGRYREGLSEYSGSDFETVTQGFLMPVFFGYVDRGATRTTFEQPVNGWEAQLREAGFARVDRQLLYPYWWAPAWLLVAHAR; the protein is encoded by the coding sequence ATGCTGGACACACTCTGGAGCCACTACCGCGCCGGGGGCCTCGAGGCGGCCGCCAGCGTTGCCGGGCCTTCGCCGGAGGGGCTCCTCTATCTGGCGATGCTCGCCTTCGCGGATGAGCGCCACGCCGAGGCCGCCACCTTCGCCGCCCGCGCCGCACAGGCCGCTCCGGCGGACCCGCTCTTCCCCGCGGCCGCGGCCTACCTCGCGCGGGTGGCCCGGGAGGGCAAGCGCAACGTCTACGTCTCGGCGGAAGGCTTTGGCGCCTTCATTCGCGGTGGCGGCAACGTCGCCCTCTACCGGGAGACGAGCCGGGCGTTGGCCCGGCATTACCCGGGCGAGCCGTTCGAGCTCCTCGACATCGGCGTCGGTGATGGACTGGCGCTGCTACCCGCACTGACGCCAGCGGTGCGGAGGGTGACCCTGGTGGAGCCGGCGGCGCCGCTGCTCGAACGCACCTCGGCGGAGCTCGTCGCGCGCGGTGTGAGCCATGAGCCCTTCTCCGGGCGCTTGCAGGAGCTCATCGCCAGTCCCGGAGGGGAGACGCGGCGCTGGGCCGTGGCGCAGGCCACCTTCAGCCTTCATTCCATTCCACCGGCCGAGCGGCTCGGGCCGTTGGGCTGGCTGCGTGCCCACTGCGACACACTGCTGGTGGCCGAGTTCGACGCGCCCCTCATGGACGAGCCGCTGAAGCCGGACGTCATCCGGCATGTGTTCGGCCGCTACCGCGAGGGATTGTCCGAATACTCCGGCTCCGACTTCGAGACGGTGACGCAGGGCTTCCTGATGCCGGTGTTCTTCGGGTACGTGGACCGCGGCGCCACACGTACCACCTTCGAGCAACCCGTGAACGGCTGGGAGGCCCAGCTACGAGAGGCGGGCTTCGCGCGTGTGGACCGGCAGCTGTTGTACCCCTACTGGTGGGCTCCTGCCTGGCTGCTCGTGGCGCACGCGCGGTGA